In a genomic window of Bacillota bacterium:
- a CDS encoding biotin/lipoyl-binding protein gives MKKFNVTVNGEAFEVEVEDLSPGQPAAAAPSSAASAPPPAAAQQVAEEPKVEPKKEAAPAPKAAAPAGAGTVISPMPGNVWKVLVSEGDQVNEGDALIILEAMKMENEIGAPCAGTVKKIGVEEGQAVSKDALLVEIG, from the coding sequence GTGAAGAAATTTAATGTTACGGTTAACGGTGAAGCCTTTGAAGTAGAAGTTGAAGATCTTTCTCCAGGTCAACCTGCGGCAGCAGCACCCAGCAGTGCTGCGTCTGCACCTCCGCCGGCAGCCGCGCAGCAGGTGGCTGAGGAGCCCAAGGTGGAGCCCAAGAAGGAAGCAGCACCTGCACCAAAGGCAGCCGCACCGGCAGGTGCCGGTACTGTTATTTCCCCGATGCCGGGTAACGTCTGGAAAGTCCTGGTCAGCGAAGGTGATCAGGTCAACGAAGGCGATGCACTTATAATTCTTGAAGCTATGAAGATGGAAAATGAGATTGGTGCACCCTGCGCCGGTACAGTGAAAAAAATTGGCGTGGAAGAAGGCCAAGCAGTATCCAAAGATGCTTTGCTTGTAGAGATTGGCTAG
- the mdh gene encoding malate dehydrogenase codes for MNKRKKITIVGAGNVGATCAHWAAAKELGDVVLIDVVEGIPQGKALDLRQAAPIEGFDSNVIGTNDYADTAGSDIAVITAGIARKPGMSRDDLIDTNSKIVSDVASKIAQHSPNAFIIVVTNPLDVMVYAAYKASGFPANRVFGMAGVLDSARFRTFIADEVGVSFEDVSAFVMGGHGDDMVPLVRYSYAGGIPIENLISKDRIDAIVDRTRNGGAEIVNYLKTGSAFYAPSRSVVEMVEAVLKDKKRILPVAAYCSGEYGINDTYVGVPAIIGGNGVEKIIELELSDQEKAALNKSIESVRKVMEKL; via the coding sequence TTGAATAAGCGTAAAAAGATTACTATAGTTGGTGCCGGTAATGTGGGAGCTACTTGTGCTCACTGGGCCGCAGCCAAGGAGCTTGGCGATGTTGTACTAATCGATGTTGTAGAAGGGATTCCCCAGGGTAAAGCTTTGGACCTTCGGCAGGCAGCTCCCATTGAAGGTTTTGACTCTAATGTTATTGGTACCAATGATTATGCTGATACCGCAGGCTCAGATATCGCTGTTATAACGGCCGGGATAGCCCGTAAGCCTGGCATGAGCCGCGATGACTTGATTGATACCAACTCCAAAATTGTATCCGATGTTGCTTCAAAAATAGCTCAGCATTCCCCCAATGCCTTTATAATCGTAGTTACCAACCCGCTGGATGTTATGGTTTATGCTGCTTACAAGGCCAGCGGATTCCCTGCCAACCGTGTATTCGGTATGGCCGGTGTGCTGGATTCGGCTCGTTTCCGTACCTTCATTGCAGATGAAGTCGGTGTTTCCTTTGAAGATGTCAGTGCCTTTGTAATGGGTGGACACGGCGATGATATGGTTCCTCTGGTACGTTACAGTTATGCAGGCGGCATCCCCATTGAAAATCTTATTTCCAAGGACAGAATTGATGCCATTGTTGATCGGACCAGAAATGGCGGCGCTGAAATCGTTAATTACTTGAAGACCGGTAGTGCCTTCTATGCTCCATCAAGGTCGGTAGTTGAAATGGTTGAGGCTGTATTAAAAGACAAGAAGCGTATATTACCTGTGGCAGCATACTGCAGTGGGGAATATGGCATTAATGATACCTACGTTGGGGTTCCGGCCATCATTGGTGGCAACGGCGTAGAAAAAATTATTGAACTGGAACTGTCCGACCAAGAGAAAGCCGCTTTAAATAAATCAATAGAATCCGTTCGGAAAGTTATGGAGAAGCTTTAA
- a CDS encoding pyruvate carboxylase subunit B, producing the protein MSANKVKITDTTMRDGHQSLLATRMRTEHIIPALERHDEIGFHSLEVWGGATFDTCMRFCGDDPWERLKVIKRHLKKTPTQMLLRAQNVVGYKHYSDDVLDEFIKKSVANGMDIFRIFDALNDLRNMEQSIKTTIAEGGHAQGTVCYAISPVHTVEYYVNMAKELQSMGCHSICLKDMAGIIAPYMVYEIVKGMKDAGIKIPIQVHCHYTSGMASMAYMKAVEAGADIIDCAISTMSNQTSQPAVETMAAAFADTPHDPEINIELCAEMADYWKDVRAEYAEFDVSNKWPDARVLVYQCPGGMMSNFLSQLQQANALDRLPEVFEEMPRVQEDFGWPPLVTPSSQIVGTQAVMNVLAGRYKMCTNEVKQYMRGYYGRPPAPINEEARKQIIKDEKPIGCRPADLIDPELPQAKELAAPIMEKEEDIISIALYPQVAAKFLEERMAKKLKIDVELAKQSTEFYPV; encoded by the coding sequence ATGAGTGCGAATAAGGTTAAAATAACCGATACTACTATGCGTGATGGCCACCAGTCACTGTTGGCCACCAGGATGAGAACAGAGCATATCATACCGGCACTTGAGCGGCATGATGAGATAGGTTTCCACTCCCTGGAAGTATGGGGTGGAGCTACTTTTGATACATGTATGCGTTTTTGTGGTGACGATCCCTGGGAACGTCTCAAGGTAATCAAACGTCATCTGAAAAAGACCCCTACACAAATGTTGCTTCGTGCTCAGAACGTGGTTGGTTACAAGCACTATTCAGACGATGTACTGGATGAGTTTATAAAAAAATCCGTTGCTAACGGTATGGATATTTTCCGTATTTTTGATGCTCTGAACGATCTGAGAAATATGGAGCAATCAATCAAGACCACCATTGCTGAAGGTGGCCATGCCCAAGGTACCGTTTGTTATGCCATCAGCCCGGTGCATACCGTTGAATATTACGTAAATATGGCTAAGGAACTGCAAAGTATGGGTTGTCACTCCATCTGCCTTAAGGATATGGCCGGTATTATAGCGCCGTACATGGTTTATGAAATCGTAAAAGGCATGAAAGATGCCGGAATTAAGATTCCGATTCAGGTTCATTGCCACTATACCAGTGGAATGGCCTCTATGGCTTACATGAAGGCCGTGGAAGCAGGAGCTGACATCATTGACTGTGCAATCTCAACAATGAGCAATCAGACTTCACAGCCTGCAGTGGAAACAATGGCAGCAGCATTTGCTGACACCCCGCATGATCCTGAGATTAATATAGAGCTCTGTGCAGAGATGGCCGATTATTGGAAGGATGTACGTGCAGAGTATGCTGAATTTGATGTGTCAAACAAGTGGCCTGATGCAAGAGTTCTTGTTTACCAGTGCCCCGGTGGTATGATGTCCAACTTCCTTTCGCAGTTGCAGCAGGCCAATGCCCTTGACCGCCTGCCGGAAGTGTTTGAAGAAATGCCACGTGTGCAAGAAGACTTTGGGTGGCCGCCGTTGGTTACCCCGTCCAGCCAGATTGTCGGTACTCAGGCAGTTATGAACGTTCTTGCCGGTCGTTATAAAATGTGTACCAACGAAGTTAAGCAATATATGCGCGGCTATTACGGAAGACCGCCTGCCCCGATCAACGAGGAGGCACGCAAGCAAATTATTAAAGACGAGAAGCCCATTGGCTGTCGCCCTGCTGACCTAATTGATCCTGAATTGCCGCAGGCCAAGGAGTTGGCTGCACCAATTATGGAGAAAGAGGAAGATATTATTTCAATAGCCTTATATCCTCAGGTAGCAGCTAAGTTCCTGGAAGAAAGAATGGCTAAAAAGCTCAAGATTGACGTTGAGCTGGCTAAACAAAGCACTGAGTTTTATCCTGTATAA
- a CDS encoding enoyl-CoA hydratase: MLAIKYKGGAGLSGRNWVTWYKEDSIGVITINNPPVNTIGTKQLKEMVSCLDEISGNPEVRAIVITGAGDKTFVGGADINEFLSLMGNKGEATKFVQYYHYVFNTVSYFPRPIIAAINGISLGGGCELALACDLRLMSEKAKIGLPEINLGLFPGAGGTQRLPRLIGETKAKELLYLGTPISAEEAYRIGLVNHIVPHGEILQSSKALAKDIARRSGAAIKLLKQSINQGLQLPLQEGMQVEINNFDRVFLTSDVKEGVEAFFANRDPEFKHK; the protein is encoded by the coding sequence ATGCTTGCCATTAAATACAAAGGGGGTGCCGGATTGTCTGGTAGAAACTGGGTAACATGGTATAAAGAAGATTCTATCGGCGTAATAACAATTAATAACCCACCGGTAAATACAATAGGCACGAAACAATTAAAAGAAATGGTATCATGTCTAGATGAAATAAGCGGAAACCCAGAAGTTAGAGCCATTGTTATTACAGGTGCCGGGGATAAAACTTTTGTTGGTGGAGCAGACATTAATGAATTTTTATCTTTAATGGGCAACAAAGGGGAAGCCACTAAATTTGTCCAATATTATCATTACGTTTTCAATACCGTTAGCTATTTTCCCAGGCCTATAATTGCAGCCATTAACGGTATTTCCTTAGGAGGCGGATGTGAATTAGCTTTAGCTTGTGACTTAAGATTAATGTCGGAAAAAGCTAAAATAGGATTGCCCGAAATTAATTTAGGCCTTTTTCCTGGCGCAGGTGGTACCCAGCGCTTACCAAGATTGATTGGTGAAACAAAGGCAAAGGAGTTACTATATCTTGGGACGCCAATATCTGCCGAGGAAGCTTACCGGATTGGACTAGTTAACCATATAGTACCTCACGGAGAGATTCTGCAATCTTCCAAGGCGTTAGCAAAAGATATTGCTCGTAGATCAGGGGCAGCCATTAAACTCTTAAAACAGAGCATTAACCAAGGATTGCAACTCCCTTTACAAGAAGGTATGCAAGTAGAAATTAATAATTTTGACAGGGTGTTTCTAACCAGTGACGTTAAAGAAGGTGTAGAAGCGTTTTTTGCAAACAGGGATCCTGAGTTCAAACACAAATAA